A single region of the Rhizobium grahamii genome encodes:
- a CDS encoding alpha-glucosidase/alpha-galactosidase has translation MARNPKITFIGAGSTVFMKNIIGDVLQRPALSGATIALMDINPQRLEESAIVVNKLISTLGVKAKAETYSDQRKALTGADFVVVAFQIGGYEPCTVTDFEIPKKFGLRQTIADTLGVGGIMRGLRTVPHLWKICEDMLAVCPEAIMLQYVNPMAINTWAISEKYPTIKQVGLCHSVQGTAMELAHDLDIPYEEIRYRSAGINHMAFYLKFEHRQADGSYKNLYPDLVRAYREGRAPKPGWNPRCPNKVRYEMLTRLGYFVTESSEHFAEYTPYFIKEGREDLIEKFGIPLDEYPKRCIEQIARWKGQAEAYKSADKIEVAQSKEYASSIINSVWTGEPSVIYGNVRNNGCITSLPDNCAAEVPCLVDASGIQPTFIGDLPPQLTALIRTNINVQELTVQALMTENREHIYHAAMMDPHTAAELDLDQIWAMTDELLAAHGDWLPAWARTNHKVQAA, from the coding sequence ATGGCAAGAAATCCCAAGATCACGTTCATCGGTGCTGGTTCCACCGTCTTCATGAAGAACATCATCGGCGACGTGCTGCAGCGCCCGGCGCTGTCGGGCGCGACCATCGCCCTGATGGATATCAACCCGCAGCGGCTTGAAGAAAGCGCCATCGTCGTCAACAAGCTGATCTCGACACTTGGCGTCAAGGCGAAGGCCGAGACCTATTCGGACCAGCGCAAGGCACTCACCGGCGCCGATTTCGTCGTCGTCGCCTTCCAGATCGGCGGCTACGAGCCCTGCACGGTAACCGACTTCGAGATTCCGAAGAAGTTCGGCCTGCGTCAGACGATCGCCGACACGCTCGGCGTCGGCGGCATCATGCGCGGCCTGCGCACCGTCCCGCACCTGTGGAAGATCTGCGAAGACATGCTCGCGGTCTGCCCCGAGGCGATCATGCTGCAATACGTCAACCCGATGGCGATCAACACCTGGGCGATCTCGGAAAAATACCCGACGATCAAGCAGGTTGGTCTTTGCCACTCGGTGCAGGGCACCGCGATGGAACTGGCGCACGACCTCGACATCCCCTACGAGGAAATCCGCTACCGCTCGGCTGGCATCAACCACATGGCCTTCTACCTGAAGTTCGAGCATCGTCAGGCCGACGGTTCCTACAAGAACCTCTATCCGGATCTCGTGCGCGCCTACCGTGAAGGCCGCGCTCCGAAGCCGGGCTGGAACCCGCGCTGCCCGAACAAGGTGCGCTACGAGATGCTGACGCGCCTCGGCTACTTCGTCACCGAGAGCTCCGAGCACTTCGCCGAGTACACCCCCTATTTCATCAAGGAAGGCCGCGAGGACCTGATCGAGAAGTTCGGGATCCCGCTCGACGAATACCCGAAGCGCTGCATCGAGCAGATCGCCCGCTGGAAGGGGCAGGCGGAAGCTTACAAGTCGGCTGACAAGATCGAAGTTGCGCAGTCGAAGGAATACGCTTCCTCGATCATCAACTCCGTTTGGACGGGCGAACCCTCCGTCATCTACGGCAACGTCCGCAACAATGGCTGCATCACCTCGCTGCCTGACAATTGCGCGGCCGAGGTTCCCTGCCTGGTGGATGCGTCAGGCATCCAGCCGACCTTCATCGGCGACCTGCCGCCACAGCTGACGGCGCTGATCCGCACCAACATCAACGTGCAGGAACTGACGGTTCAGGCGCTGATGACGGAAAATCGCGAGCACATCTACCACGCTGCGATGATGGACCCGCATACGGCCGCCGAACTCGATCTCGACCAGATCTGGGCGATGACGGACGAACTGCTGGCCGCGCACGGCGACTGGCTGCCGGCATGGGCCCGCACTAACCACAAGGTTCAGGCCGCCTGA
- a CDS encoding DMT family transporter — protein MDRTLSGWLNGFVGVVIFSGSLPATRVAVMQFDPVFLTAARAAIAGMLGLALLALFRESRPSRRDIVPLIVVSLGVVVGFPLLTALALQHVTSAHSIVFIGLLPLATAIFGVIRGGERPKPMFWLFSGVGSALVVGFALWQGIAASFVGDALMLAAIVVCGLGYAEGARLSRVLGGWQVICWALVLALPLMLVIAAGTMPASFSDIGPSAFAGLAYVSLFSMLIGFVFWYRGLAQGGIAAVGQLQLLQPFLGLALAATLLHERVSVSMFAVTVAVIVCVAGARKFAR, from the coding sequence ATGGACCGGACACTGTCGGGATGGCTCAACGGTTTTGTGGGCGTGGTAATTTTCAGCGGATCGCTGCCGGCGACGCGAGTGGCGGTGATGCAGTTCGATCCGGTGTTTCTCACGGCGGCGCGTGCCGCCATCGCAGGAATGCTTGGCCTTGCGCTGCTTGCCCTGTTTCGCGAAAGCCGTCCGAGCCGACGTGATATTGTTCCGCTGATAGTGGTTTCACTCGGCGTCGTTGTCGGCTTCCCACTGCTGACGGCACTTGCCCTGCAGCATGTCACCTCCGCGCATTCCATTGTCTTCATCGGCTTGCTGCCGCTTGCAACGGCGATATTTGGGGTTATCCGTGGCGGAGAGCGCCCGAAACCAATGTTCTGGCTGTTTTCCGGCGTTGGCAGCGCGCTGGTCGTTGGCTTTGCACTATGGCAAGGCATTGCTGCGTCGTTTGTCGGCGATGCCTTGATGTTGGCCGCCATCGTCGTCTGCGGGCTCGGCTATGCCGAAGGCGCGCGCCTGTCGCGTGTGCTCGGAGGCTGGCAGGTCATTTGTTGGGCACTTGTCCTTGCGCTGCCATTGATGCTTGTCATCGCGGCCGGGACGATGCCGGCAAGCTTCTCCGACATTGGTCCCTCCGCTTTTGCCGGCCTTGCCTATGTCTCTCTCTTCAGCATGCTGATCGGCTTCGTCTTCTGGTATCGTGGGCTTGCGCAAGGGGGGATTGCGGCCGTCGGGCAATTGCAGCTCCTGCAGCCGTTTCTTGGTCTGGCGCTCGCCGCCACACTGCTGCACGAGAGGGTAAGCGTTTCGATGTTCGCTGTGACGGTCGCTGTTATCGTCTGCGTCGCAGGTGCCCGAAAGTTTGCCCGCTAG
- a CDS encoding PLP-dependent aminotransferase family protein, whose protein sequence is MVRKAIQMTTDEVPARTTRVAMVMATVRQRIASRSLAAGAKLPSVRGLAAGLKVSTSTVVDAYQRLVAEGVVHARPGSGFYVANQVAPFSVAESGPKLDRDVDPFWVSRQSLETAGDALKPGCGWLPASWLPEEGMRRGLRALSRAGATSLADYGSPLGLASLRQLIARRLADRALEASPDQIMLTESGTQAIDLLCRFLLEPGDTVLVDDPCYFNFHALLRAHRAKIVSVPYTPIGPDLEIFAQVVATERPRLYITNSAIHNPTGATLSPVTAHRVLKIAEQFGVTIIEDDIFADFEFTSAPRLAAFDGLDRVIHIGSFSKTLSAAARCGFIAAKPEWIEGLTDLKIATSFGGGRLSAEFVFNVLSDGSYRKHVDTLRTKLAHAMLDVSSRLKAIGIKPWLEPQAGLFLWCRLPEGIDAAEVARLALKKGLVMAPGNAFSLSQTATDYMRFNVSQTLEPRIFDILSDTLTSIHQQKRA, encoded by the coding sequence ATGGTTCGGAAGGCAATACAGATGACCACTGATGAAGTGCCTGCGCGCACGACACGCGTGGCAATGGTCATGGCGACAGTTCGACAGCGGATCGCGAGCCGCAGTCTGGCGGCAGGTGCCAAGCTCCCCTCCGTCAGAGGTCTGGCTGCCGGTCTGAAGGTATCCACATCTACGGTCGTCGATGCCTACCAGCGCCTGGTTGCCGAAGGCGTCGTCCATGCGCGCCCCGGATCGGGGTTCTATGTCGCCAATCAAGTCGCTCCGTTCTCCGTGGCGGAGAGTGGACCGAAACTTGACCGCGACGTGGATCCGTTCTGGGTTTCCCGCCAATCGCTTGAAACAGCGGGCGATGCATTGAAGCCGGGCTGCGGATGGCTTCCGGCCAGCTGGCTGCCGGAGGAGGGGATGCGACGCGGACTGCGGGCGCTCTCGCGGGCAGGGGCCACGTCGTTGGCTGACTACGGCTCACCGCTTGGATTGGCGTCGCTCCGGCAACTGATCGCCCGACGTCTGGCCGACCGTGCTCTGGAGGCGTCACCGGATCAGATCATGCTGACGGAGTCAGGAACGCAGGCAATAGACCTGCTGTGCCGGTTCCTGCTTGAGCCCGGCGACACGGTGCTGGTCGACGATCCCTGCTACTTCAATTTTCACGCCCTGTTGCGCGCTCACCGCGCCAAGATCGTCAGCGTGCCCTATACGCCGATCGGACCGGACCTGGAGATCTTCGCACAGGTGGTCGCGACTGAGCGGCCGCGGCTCTACATCACGAATTCGGCGATCCACAATCCGACGGGCGCAACGCTCTCGCCTGTCACGGCACACCGGGTGCTGAAGATTGCCGAGCAATTCGGCGTGACCATCATCGAGGATGATATTTTCGCGGATTTCGAGTTTACCTCGGCCCCGCGCCTGGCGGCATTCGATGGGCTGGATCGCGTTATTCATATCGGAAGCTTCTCGAAGACCCTGTCGGCCGCGGCGCGCTGCGGCTTCATCGCTGCGAAACCGGAATGGATCGAAGGGCTGACGGATCTGAAAATCGCAACGTCGTTTGGCGGCGGCCGCCTTTCGGCTGAGTTCGTGTTCAACGTTCTTAGCGACGGCAGCTACCGCAAGCATGTCGATACGCTACGCACAAAGCTTGCACACGCGATGCTCGACGTATCGTCACGTCTGAAGGCGATCGGGATCAAGCCCTGGCTGGAGCCTCAGGCAGGGTTGTTCCTGTGGTGCAGGCTGCCTGAGGGCATCGATGCGGCCGAGGTCGCTAGACTCGCCTTGAAGAAGGGGCTCGTGATGGCGCCGGGCAACGCCTTCAGCCTGTCGCAGACAGCCACTGACTACATGCGGTTCAACGTCTCCCAGACGCTCGAGCCGCGCATCTTCGACATTCTGAGCGATACGCTGACGTCCATTCATCAGCAGAAGCGCGCGTGA
- a CDS encoding ArsR/SmtB family transcription factor, which yields MSRNFLVVDPEEGMPILKGLASPARVAVLKLLHEKGALNVNEIAEILELPQSSVSTNVQMLEDAGLIRTETQKARKGNQKVCHSVYDEILVVFKNEIKETEPDAIEVSMPLGLYTGFEVTAPCGLCSVDGIVGLLDVPNTFLDPDRMKAALIWFTRGYVEYQFPNNARLTNTSIREIEFVMELSSEVPGTSADWPSDITLTVNGADIGTWTSPGDFGDKRGVFTPDWWKLKGSQYGKLKNFRINDDGAFVDGLRISDVSLSHLKLDEHHSIRLRIGVRDDAKHPGGINIFGRGFGNYDQDILLRLKTR from the coding sequence ATGAGCCGTAACTTTCTCGTCGTTGATCCCGAAGAAGGCATGCCCATTCTGAAGGGACTTGCGTCACCGGCGCGCGTCGCTGTCTTGAAGCTGCTGCATGAGAAGGGGGCGCTTAACGTCAACGAAATCGCTGAAATCCTTGAGCTGCCGCAGTCGAGTGTGTCGACCAACGTGCAGATGCTCGAGGATGCCGGCCTGATCCGCACGGAAACACAGAAGGCGCGCAAGGGCAACCAGAAGGTCTGCCACAGTGTGTATGACGAGATCCTCGTCGTCTTCAAGAATGAAATCAAGGAAACGGAACCAGACGCGATCGAGGTCTCCATGCCTCTTGGGCTCTACACGGGCTTCGAGGTCACCGCGCCGTGTGGGCTCTGTTCTGTCGACGGCATTGTCGGTCTGCTCGACGTTCCCAACACATTCCTCGATCCGGACCGGATGAAGGCCGCGCTTATCTGGTTTACCAGGGGCTATGTAGAGTACCAGTTTCCGAATAATGCGAGACTGACGAACACCAGCATCCGCGAGATCGAATTCGTGATGGAGTTGAGTTCGGAAGTCCCCGGCACGAGCGCCGATTGGCCCTCTGATATTACGCTGACGGTCAACGGCGCTGACATCGGCACATGGACGTCGCCGGGCGATTTTGGCGACAAACGCGGGGTTTTTACCCCTGATTGGTGGAAGTTGAAGGGCTCACAGTACGGAAAGCTGAAGAATTTCCGGATCAATGACGACGGTGCCTTTGTCGATGGCCTGCGCATCTCCGACGTCTCGCTTTCACACCTGAAACTCGACGAACATCACTCGATTCGGCTTCGTATCGGTGTGCGTGACGATGCAAAGCATCCTGGCGGCATCAACATTTTCGGCCGCGGATTTGGCAACTACGATCAGGACATCCTGCTGCGTCTGAAGACTCGGTGA
- a CDS encoding alpha-N-arabinofuranosidase — MKAAVTAHSKYTISDIDPRLYGSFIEHLGRAVYTGIYEPDHVTADENGMRKDVIELVKELNVPIVRYPGGNFVSAYNWEDGIGPKESRPTRLDLAWHTSESNQVGIHEFADWCVSANTEMMLAVNLGSRGLDEARNFLEYVNHSGGSEWSDKRIANGRKEPWDVKLWCLGNEMDGPWQIGHKTADEYGRLAHETAKAMRAFDSSLELVVCGSSNAHMPTYPEWEATVLDHTYNEVDYISLHMYFENRAKDTANYLARSVELDNYIGTVAGVIDYVKAKKRSSKDVYISFDEWNVWYHSKERDKATLAGANGWPHAPALLEDDYNFEDVLQVGCILNTFINRADVVKIACLAQLINVIAPIMTVPGGPAWRQTIFYPYYFASVYGRGTALKLMVDSPTYKVDELGDVPYLDVSAVHDAEKKTVTFFIVNRHGTETLDLDASLLEFGALRVIDDQVVAHSDLNITNTAEKPDSVVPKAVLGTSFVDGKLNAKIAPLSYRMIRLQA; from the coding sequence ATGAAGGCTGCGGTCACAGCGCACAGCAAATACACCATCTCGGACATCGATCCGCGCCTCTATGGCTCGTTCATCGAGCATCTCGGCCGTGCTGTTTACACCGGCATCTACGAACCCGACCACGTGACCGCAGATGAAAATGGCATGCGCAAGGATGTCATCGAATTGGTCAAGGAACTGAATGTTCCGATCGTACGCTATCCGGGCGGCAACTTTGTGTCAGCCTACAACTGGGAAGACGGGATCGGCCCGAAGGAAAGCCGTCCGACGCGGCTCGATCTCGCCTGGCACACGTCCGAGAGCAACCAGGTCGGCATCCATGAATTCGCCGATTGGTGCGTCTCGGCCAACACTGAAATGATGCTGGCCGTCAACCTCGGTTCGCGCGGCCTCGACGAGGCACGCAACTTCCTCGAATACGTCAATCATTCCGGTGGCAGCGAATGGAGCGACAAGCGCATCGCCAATGGCCGTAAGGAGCCGTGGGACGTCAAGCTCTGGTGCCTCGGCAACGAGATGGATGGCCCCTGGCAGATCGGCCATAAGACCGCCGACGAATATGGGCGTCTCGCGCATGAGACGGCAAAGGCGATGCGCGCGTTTGACAGCTCGCTCGAGCTCGTGGTCTGCGGTTCGTCGAACGCGCATATGCCGACTTATCCGGAGTGGGAGGCGACCGTTCTTGACCACACCTACAACGAGGTCGACTACATCTCGCTGCATATGTATTTCGAGAACCGCGCCAAGGATACGGCCAACTACCTTGCACGAAGCGTCGAACTCGATAACTACATCGGAACGGTTGCTGGCGTGATCGACTACGTCAAAGCGAAGAAGCGGTCCTCGAAGGACGTGTACATCTCCTTTGACGAGTGGAATGTCTGGTATCACTCCAAGGAGCGCGACAAGGCAACGCTTGCCGGTGCCAATGGTTGGCCGCATGCCCCGGCTCTGCTGGAAGACGACTACAATTTCGAGGATGTGCTGCAGGTCGGCTGCATTCTCAACACCTTCATCAATCGCGCCGATGTCGTGAAGATCGCTTGCCTTGCGCAGCTCATCAACGTCATCGCGCCGATCATGACGGTTCCGGGCGGTCCCGCATGGCGCCAGACGATCTTCTATCCCTACTACTTCGCATCGGTTTACGGCCGCGGCACGGCGCTGAAGCTGATGGTCGATAGCCCGACCTACAAGGTGGATGAACTGGGCGACGTTCCCTACCTCGACGTTTCCGCCGTGCATGACGCGGAGAAGAAGACGGTGACGTTCTTTATCGTCAACCGCCACGGTACCGAGACGCTCGATCTCGATGCAAGCCTCCTTGAGTTTGGTGCCCTGCGCGTCATCGACGACCAGGTCGTCGCTCACAGCGATCTCAACATCACCAACACGGCTGAGAAGCCTGACAGCGTTGTGCCGAAGGCCGTTCTCGGAACCAGCTTCGTCGACGGCAAGCTCAATGCCAAGATCGCTCCGTTGTCCTATCGGATGATCCGGCTGCAGGCTTAA
- a CDS encoding ABC transporter ATP-binding protein has translation MTANIEIQNVTKRYGSMTVLDGLSLSIKANEFMVFLGPSGCGKSTLLRMIAGLESVDEGTISINGERIDTLPPGQRDIAMVFQSYALYPHMTVADNMAFGLRNISVSADVISSRIAEAARMLEIGHLLERKPGQLSGGQRQRVAIGRAIVKEPKAFLFDEPLSNLDAALRVRTRVELAQLRNRVRSTMIFVTHDQIEAMTLADRIVVMNNRKIEQIGTPMEIYSRPASRFVATFVGSPTMNFLNVGLTEENGFLRAKLPDGTDLQTAIRSSGPKSGEFALGIRAEAVKLANGAPATTTGKVDVLERLGDRTLLYTRLKDGTVVVAEDIGNSRVAIGDEVALTLDGSRTHLFDTAGNAWHNEEGGHG, from the coding sequence ATGACCGCGAATATCGAAATCCAGAATGTTACCAAGCGTTACGGCTCGATGACCGTCCTTGACGGACTGTCGCTGTCGATCAAGGCAAACGAGTTCATGGTCTTCCTCGGGCCCTCCGGCTGCGGCAAGTCCACGCTTCTGCGTATGATCGCCGGACTGGAAAGTGTCGACGAAGGCACGATCTCGATCAACGGAGAGCGGATCGACACGCTGCCTCCCGGTCAGCGCGATATCGCAATGGTCTTCCAGTCCTATGCGCTTTATCCTCACATGACGGTGGCCGACAACATGGCCTTCGGACTGCGCAACATCAGCGTTTCCGCGGACGTGATTTCCTCGCGCATTGCCGAGGCCGCCCGTATGCTCGAGATCGGGCATTTGCTCGAGCGCAAGCCCGGCCAGCTTTCGGGTGGGCAGCGCCAGCGCGTTGCCATCGGCCGGGCGATCGTCAAGGAGCCGAAGGCCTTCCTGTTCGACGAGCCGCTCTCGAACCTGGATGCGGCGCTGCGCGTCCGCACCCGCGTCGAACTTGCGCAACTGCGCAACCGGGTGCGATCGACGATGATCTTCGTTACCCATGACCAGATCGAAGCCATGACACTGGCCGATCGCATTGTCGTCATGAACAATCGAAAGATCGAGCAGATCGGTACGCCGATGGAGATCTACTCGCGGCCGGCAAGCCGTTTTGTCGCAACCTTCGTCGGTTCTCCGACCATGAACTTCCTGAACGTCGGGCTGACCGAAGAGAACGGCTTCCTGCGCGCCAAGCTGCCGGATGGAACCGACTTGCAGACGGCAATCCGGTCGAGTGGTCCAAAGTCGGGCGAGTTCGCACTCGGCATCCGCGCCGAGGCGGTCAAGCTCGCCAACGGCGCACCGGCCACGACGACAGGCAAGGTCGATGTGCTCGAGCGTCTTGGAGACCGCACACTTCTCTATACCCGCCTCAAGGATGGAACCGTCGTGGTTGCCGAAGACATCGGCAACAGCCGAGTTGCGATTGGGGATGAAGTGGCGCTGACGCTGGATGGTTCGCGCACACATCTCTTCGATACGGCTGGCAACGCCTGGCACAATGAGGAGGGCGGTCATGGCTGA
- a CDS encoding carbohydrate ABC transporter permease has protein sequence MAEATLSSSPSTAKIAARQKVQDVNAPLWRNALFVAPYLFFFVTLLIVPLLWGIWLSLHKADAFGAGRFVGFDNYVRLFKDKIFIQAVGNTFYFVLLTVPTLAIIGLLLALALNRKTKMAAALRAVYFSSSVLSVTIVTLIWRIVFIGNFGLLATIYGWFGVPAPAFLSDPSLAMIGIAIATVWWCIGLPMMLFLSALQQVPAEIYEAAALDNASRWRTLWYITLPSIRRTFVLVLIIQVVLQFQLFGQAKLMTLGGPNNVSKPIVLYIYEAAFTKWDLGLGAAASEVLFILILIAAMAQYFISRRKGEEG, from the coding sequence ATGGCTGAGGCTACTCTCTCGTCCTCTCCTTCCACGGCCAAGATAGCGGCCCGCCAGAAGGTTCAGGACGTCAACGCGCCGCTCTGGCGCAACGCCTTGTTCGTTGCACCCTATCTCTTCTTTTTCGTCACGTTGCTGATCGTGCCCTTGCTATGGGGGATCTGGCTCAGTCTTCATAAGGCAGATGCCTTTGGTGCCGGGCGGTTTGTCGGCTTCGACAATTATGTCAGGCTCTTCAAGGACAAGATCTTCATCCAGGCGGTGGGCAACACGTTCTACTTCGTGCTGCTGACGGTTCCCACGCTTGCCATCATCGGTCTATTGCTCGCTCTTGCGCTCAATCGCAAGACAAAGATGGCAGCGGCACTGAGAGCGGTCTATTTCTCGTCGTCTGTGCTGTCGGTCACTATCGTGACGCTGATCTGGCGGATCGTTTTCATCGGCAATTTCGGCTTGCTGGCGACGATTTACGGGTGGTTTGGCGTTCCTGCCCCGGCCTTTCTATCCGATCCGAGCCTCGCCATGATCGGCATCGCGATTGCGACTGTCTGGTGGTGCATCGGTCTGCCGATGATGCTGTTTCTATCAGCGCTCCAGCAGGTGCCGGCAGAGATCTATGAGGCCGCTGCGCTCGATAACGCGAGCCGCTGGCGCACCCTTTGGTACATCACTCTGCCTTCAATCAGACGCACCTTCGTTCTCGTTCTGATCATTCAGGTCGTCCTTCAGTTCCAGCTCTTCGGGCAGGCGAAGCTGATGACGCTCGGCGGGCCGAACAACGTCTCGAAGCCGATCGTGCTCTACATCTATGAAGCCGCCTTCACCAAGTGGGACCTCGGTCTTGGTGCTGCCGCCTCTGAAGTCCTCTTCATACTGATCCTGATTGCTGCGATGGCGCAGTACTTCATCTCGCGCCGCAAAGGAGAAGAAGGATGA
- a CDS encoding carbohydrate ABC transporter permease, which yields MSAVSGGNMVGRSTGDRVILILAVVCAVIMMAPVLWVIGLSLKDNKELMADMNSVFHAPYTITNYVNILATSSVFRWILNSIVVAGGLTLFTLILASLAGYGFARLNFPFRNTLFIIVLLGLAIPEQAVLIARHQIFSWLKFHNTYHGLILPGLSAPFGVFLMTQYFRAIPKELDEAALLDNASRFKIFWKVLLPLTVPAQATLGIFTFLGAWNDYFWPLISGTKKEMYTLTIGIASTQTNFAQSEGLGFLMSQAVFAGAPILVLYLFFQKYIVTAVSGAAVR from the coding sequence ATGAGCGCAGTGTCCGGTGGAAATATGGTCGGTCGTTCGACCGGCGATCGCGTGATCCTGATCCTGGCTGTCGTCTGCGCAGTCATCATGATGGCACCGGTGCTCTGGGTGATCGGACTGTCCCTGAAGGACAACAAGGAGCTGATGGCGGACATGAACTCCGTCTTCCACGCTCCCTATACGATCACCAACTACGTCAATATCCTGGCAACGTCCTCGGTGTTTCGCTGGATATTGAACAGCATTGTCGTTGCCGGCGGATTGACGCTCTTCACGCTGATCCTGGCATCGCTTGCAGGCTACGGCTTTGCTCGTCTGAACTTTCCGTTCCGCAACACGCTGTTCATTATCGTGCTGCTCGGGCTAGCCATTCCGGAGCAGGCGGTGCTCATCGCCCGCCATCAGATCTTCAGCTGGCTGAAGTTTCACAACACCTATCACGGTCTGATCCTGCCTGGATTGTCGGCGCCGTTCGGTGTGTTCCTGATGACGCAGTATTTCCGTGCCATTCCGAAGGAGCTCGACGAGGCTGCACTGCTCGACAACGCCAGCCGTTTCAAGATCTTCTGGAAGGTCCTGCTGCCGCTGACGGTTCCGGCGCAGGCAACGCTTGGCATCTTCACCTTCCTTGGCGCTTGGAACGACTACTTCTGGCCGTTGATCTCAGGTACCAAAAAGGAAATGTACACGCTGACGATCGGCATTGCCTCGACGCAGACGAACTTCGCGCAGTCGGAAGGCCTCGGCTTCCTGATGTCGCAGGCGGTCTTCGCCGGTGCGCCGATCCTCGTTCTCTACCTGTTTTTCCAGAAATACATCGTGACGGCAGTATCAGGCGCCGCCGTGCGCTGA
- a CDS encoding extracellular solute-binding protein has product MTLTLRKYMLAAASVIALAGASPAFAATELTVQRFFGACDADWGTNTDVSKAVGECGIITSMINKFNADNPDVHVTVTTVEWPGYDQLTAQFAAGDPPDIVTIHQSVLADYQSKGLIMPLDDVLKSVGVASSDFTDASLNGVTKDGKIYGLPIDNWTMLYHINLDLFKKAELLNADGTPKLPTSVDELLAQAKQFKEKTGKPYLVQNLANEVALYTRNLYTYLFQQDSNFFADPKQVKINTPEAKKVLEMYKAIYDNGYTTKDLDYAAGINAFLAGEGGVHLNGTWVIGDYTASAEKAGTALNAGGYAVYPYPQLFPGKKSQYADGHSWAVSQKDRTEEQTAAIGKFLKFFHDNDFDWSRTGHLPAVKAVLDSEQFKALPHRDTISAIATLGTPLPSTVQRQFAIQDIIGQEMSAAVTGQKEVDAALADMEQRINDLLANI; this is encoded by the coding sequence ATGACGCTTACCCTTAGAAAATACATGCTGGCGGCGGCTTCGGTCATCGCGCTTGCGGGTGCAAGCCCGGCCTTTGCCGCCACCGAGTTGACCGTGCAGCGTTTCTTCGGCGCCTGCGATGCAGATTGGGGCACCAACACCGATGTTAGCAAGGCCGTTGGCGAATGCGGCATCATCACGTCGATGATCAACAAGTTCAACGCCGACAATCCTGATGTTCATGTCACCGTGACAACCGTCGAATGGCCGGGATACGATCAGTTGACCGCGCAGTTCGCCGCCGGCGACCCGCCGGATATCGTCACCATCCATCAGTCCGTCCTTGCCGACTACCAGTCCAAGGGCCTGATCATGCCGCTTGACGACGTCCTGAAGTCTGTTGGCGTCGCGTCTTCAGACTTTACCGATGCCAGCCTGAACGGCGTGACCAAGGACGGCAAGATCTACGGTCTTCCGATCGACAACTGGACCATGCTGTATCACATCAACTTGGACCTCTTCAAAAAGGCCGAGCTGCTCAACGCCGATGGCACGCCGAAGCTTCCGACCAGCGTCGATGAGCTCCTGGCACAGGCCAAGCAGTTCAAGGAAAAGACGGGCAAGCCATACTTGGTGCAGAACCTTGCCAACGAAGTCGCTCTCTACACCCGCAATCTCTACACCTACCTGTTCCAGCAGGATTCGAACTTCTTTGCCGATCCTAAGCAGGTCAAGATCAACACGCCCGAGGCCAAGAAGGTCCTCGAGATGTACAAGGCGATCTACGACAACGGCTACACGACCAAGGATCTCGACTACGCGGCCGGCATCAACGCCTTCCTCGCAGGCGAAGGCGGCGTGCACCTGAACGGTACCTGGGTCATCGGCGACTACACCGCATCCGCTGAAAAGGCGGGTACGGCTCTCAACGCCGGCGGCTATGCCGTCTATCCCTATCCGCAGCTCTTCCCGGGCAAGAAGTCGCAGTATGCCGACGGTCATAGCTGGGCAGTATCGCAGAAGGACCGGACGGAAGAACAGACCGCCGCAATCGGCAAGTTCCTGAAATTCTTCCATGACAACGACTTCGACTGGTCGCGCACCGGCCACCTGCCGGCTGTCAAGGCGGTGCTGGATTCCGAACAGTTCAAGGCTTTGCCGCATCGTGACACGATCTCGGCGATCGCAACCCTCGGAACGCCGCTGCCGTCCACGGTCCAGCGTCAGTTCGCAATTCAGGACATCATTGGCCAGGAAATGAGTGCCGCGGTCACCGGCCAGAAAGAGGTCGACGCCGCGCTTGCCGATATGGAGCAACGTATCAACGACCTGCTAGCCAACATCTGA